A stretch of DNA from Pontiella agarivorans:
AGGTTCCGGTCCTTGGAAGTATTCCGATGATCGGCCGCCTGTTCTCATGGAAGCAGACGGTGACCGGTCAGGATGAGACGGTTATTTTTGTCACGGTTGGTCTGGCGAATACCGAACAGCTCAAAGAGGGCAACATCGATATGCCGGGCGATGCCGAATTGGCCCGTCGTCAGGTGATCCTTGACGAGAACAAACGTAAACTTCGTGATCATGGCCGTGAGTACTTTGAAATCCAGGAACAGGAAAAACTGGATGACATGCTGAACGTCTTGGATGCTGAAGAAACGAAACGTATTGAGCGCCGCGAGATCAAGTTGCAGAAGGAAGCGGCTAAACTCCAAAAACGTGGCTGAATAGTCGAGCGTCTTATGCCGGCGGAGGGGAAGGCCGGCCCTTATCAGCAAATATTTTGCGGAGATCGCAAAACTATCTCCCTAACTTCCGGCTCTTTAAAAGGGACTCCTCCCGCCTTTTTAGAGGGTTGGAAACTTCGAAAAGCCCCGGCTTCGGCCGGGGCTTTTCTCTTTTTTAAAGGCGAAGCGGTCTGAAAGCACGAATGGCCGAGGGAAAGGCTGCGTAGATAAAAAAAGACCCGGGAGGTTAGGCCGGGTTCTTTTCGGAGTAACGGGCGGCGGTGAGTTTGGGTTCACTTTGATTACCGCTGATGCCCTGTATTGAAATTGGTTTGTCTATGTATACGAGGGCAGGCGGGGGAGTGTTACCCGGAAACGAACTTTTTTTAAAAAAATTCCAATGGTTGGAAAATGCGTCGAGAAAAGGTATTTTTTCTCAACCCAGTTCGCGGTTGAGTCGGGTGATTTCTGTTCTCATCTTTTCGAAGACTTCGGCTTTGTAAACTCGGACGCTGGCTTCGGAAATACCCAGTTTAGCAGCAATTTCTTTCGTTGGGACTTCGTCTGAAACCAGCCTAAAGACATCCCGTTTGGTGTCGTAGATGCCGCCCTTGATATTGTCCCACGCCAGATTCGTAATGTGCAGCACCCATTCTTCACGGGCAAGGTTTTCAATATCGGGAAGCACCTGCTCTTCGATCGATACATATTGCTCCTGATATTCCACAGAGTCGCGCCCGGTAATAAAATTTTTCTTGGTTCGGAAAAAATCTTTCACGGTATTACGGGTCATGGCTGCCAGCCAGTTGTGGAATTTTCCTTTGTTCTGGTTGTATTCAAAATCTTCGATTTTCTGCCAGACTTTTGTGAGTACAGCCTGGCTGATGTCCTCGGCATCATCGGCATTAATGCCCATGCGCAGAATCAGACTGAGGATGAAGGGACGATAAATGGTCTCGAATTCGAGCCACGCTTCGTGATTCTCGGTCTTTTTCAACTTTGCCAGCAGGGTGACCCGTGTTTGATATTGGTTTTCTTCACTCATATTATAGGCCGGAATAAATAATGATTACACCGCGCCGGGACAAGGATTGGATGGTGGGATCTTCGCGGAAGGCTTCGGACACCGTCAGCATTTTCAGATTGCGCAGCCAGATCAGCTGCGGGGTAATGGTGAGACCTTCGATCCGGCTGATGTCGAGTGTCCGGAGCCGGGAATATTTCAGGATATTTGAAATATTGCGGATATTAGTGCCGCTGATATCCAGTGATTGCAGCGAAGTCAGTTGATCGAGATCAAACAGATGGTTGAGCTGACTGCCGCTTAGCCGAAGTTCTACCATTCCCGGTTCTGTCAGCAGACGGAGGTCGGGGCTGCCCGTACCATTTGCATTCAACATCATAACCTGCAGGCCACAGAGCGGCGTGATATCGTCGAGATCTGGATTGCCGCCGATATCGATAATCCAGCCGCGGGACCCCGTCGGTTGCCACTGAAGATTGATTCCGCCAGCTTCCGGATTGAGGATTTCCAGTGCTTCAGCAAGGGCGGAAAAACGAGTTTCGGCCTGAAAACTGGATTTGTTCAGCTCGTAGAAAAAGCGGGGAAGCTGCTCGGCAACATTATATGCAACAAAATCTTTTACCAGTTGAGGCAGCTGTTCATCTGTCATTTCATCTAGCGTACTGTATTTCCTGGCGAGGCGGACGGAGGGCGGGTCTTTGGTGACCGCATGGCCGTGGTTACCCGAAAGGATGTTCCAGGCTTTGGAAAAGTCGCGCTGGGCAAGCAGTATTCTGCCTTTAAGAAGCCAGGCGTCTGCAAGCTCTGGATCGAAGGCCAGAGCGGTATCGAGGGATTTTTCGGCCTTTGAAAAAGCCAGGTCATTTTGCTGCTGCCGGGCCAGGTTGAGGTAATCGGGGGCCACCTGCCTTGCTGTGCTCGCAATATATTCATTTTTTTCCTGTAACCGGCCCAGCGCATCCAGGGCTACCTGCTCGCTCTGTCTGACCGACTGAAAACTGCGGGCGGTGACGGCGGCAATAACCGCCACCGTGGCGGCGACGAGGCTGACGGCCAACTTGTGCCGTTTCACGAGCAGCAGCAGGTGCGTGAGAAAGGTCGGATTTTCCGCCGTGGTTGCAAATCCTTCCTGATATTTGTGGATATCACTGATCAGGGTGGCGACATTCGGGTAGCGGTCTGCAGGATCAAGTGCCATGGCTTTCATAACAATGGCACTGAGTGCGGCTGGAATTTTTCGTTCCGGGGCGCGGGTTCCAGGCATTGGAAAATCAGCACGCACTGTTTTCTGCAATACTTCTTTAACCGTGTCGCCTTTGAAGGGGCAGTGGTAGGTCAGAATTTCATAGAGAAGGGAACCCAGCATGTAAACGTCGGTTTGGAAATCAATGTCCGATGGAACCCCCTGAGCCTGCTCCGGCGACATATAGCCCGGCGTTCCGCCTACTACATTTTTCCGCTCACGCTGTTTGGCGGACCCTTTGAGATAGCGAGTGAGGGTTTGGCCGTTTTCGAGCTCCACATCGTCCATGCTCTGCCAGGAAACCGTTTCTCCGTCATATTCATTAAGGTGTGTAATCAGTGTGGAAAGCCCCCAATCGAGTACGTGCACATCACCGAAATCGCCCACATTTATATTCGAGGGCTTCAGATCGAGGTGAATTACGCCCTTGGTATGGGCATAGTCGATGGCATTGCAGACTTTTAGAAAAATACCGAGCAGACGAGTGCGGGTATAGCGCTTTACATATTCAGCATCGTCAGAGCGCAACTGATGGAGGATATCGCCCAGCGTTTCTCCCTGTAATGCTTTCATTGTAAAATACGGATTGCCGTTTTCATCCAGAGCAATGTCATAAATTGGAATAATATTAGGGTGCTGGAGGTTTGCCGTCAGCCGGGCTTCATAGAGAAACGAATCGATATCGTCTTCGGATGCGATCTTCGAATCCTGAATCAGCGCCATGGCCACTTTGCGGGCTGTGCGATGATCGTTGACCTCCCAGATCGATTTCATGCCGCCTTCGTTCAGTTTTCTGTTGGCGGTATAGCGGTCTTCCGGTTTCTCATCCATCAGGCTGTCACGCCCGCTGGCCGAATTACGCTCCAAGTCTTCTTCAAAAAGAATTTTTTCGGTGTTGGAAAAAATAATGTCATCCGCAAAAAGGCTGGCATTCCCGATTTCCCGGCGGGGTGCTTCAGTTTTTCGGGGTGTATTATCGGCGTTGTCCATAATTGTCCAAAAGTTGGGAAAAGCTAGCACGGGCAAACGAAACGGGCAAAAAAAAAGGGAGTCGCGGGATATCCGTAACCCTGAGAGTAGGTGAACAAAATTTTTCTATTTCATACATTGCAATGTATGAAATTAATAAATACTTCCTATTAATAGGGTTAAATATACTTTCATACATTGCAATGTATGAAGATGATGGCCATTCTGAGGAACGGTAGGGGCAAAAGAAAACCCCGGGGGGTTAGGCCGGGGTAGTCGGAGTAATTTTTGAAGCAGGTGCAACGGGTTTGGGTTCACTTGAGCTGCGTGCTTCAATATAGGTTGTTGTTGGGTTCATTAATGTATACGTAGGGGGGATTCGAAGTGTTACTCCAAAGCGTTATTTTTCTTACATTTATTTTTATACGTATAAAAATCCCTTTAAAACCGATGTTTTATAGGTGGAATTTTTGTCATAAAAAATCCAGAGGCTGGAAAAACACAACCTCTGGATTTTGAGAATACTGTTTGGTGTTTTTTTAGAAGCGCAGTGTGCCGCGGATCCAGAACACGGTTTTGTCGGGGGTTGGGCTTCCGCTTTCGCCTTTCATATAAAAAGCGGCGCCGGTGAGTGCATCGAAATTTTTGCAGACTTTATATTTCACCATTGCATCAATTTCGTTGCCGAGATTTCCGGAAAAGGTCCCCGCGGGGGTGCTGGCGGCAGTGTTGAAATAGTGATAGACCGCAATCAGGTCCAGACTTTCTGATGGAGTGACGATGCCTTTCAGCCAGACGTCGACGAGTCCGAGCGGAAGGCCTGCCCCGGTACCCAGAAAAACATCGGCCCAGCCGTTGAACGCGTGTGCTGTTCCGTTCAGGGTCTGGAACTGTTCCCGGGAGGAATCGCCTCCGGAGATATATTCTGCGCCGAGTTCAATATCGGCAGCTTCGAGGTCGAGCATGCCGGAAAGGGAACCGTAGTAGGCATCTCGCTGAAAGGCGAGCATGGCATTGTGTTCGAACGATTCATTTTTACCCCAGAAACGAGCGCCGAATGTGTCGATATCCGCTGATCCGTTGTTGCGCTGCAGGTAGGCAAATGCAGAAACTCGGTTGTTTTCGCCCAGTTTGTATTCGCCGTTCATCAGGTGATACTGGCGGGTGTGGTTGATGTCACCGTCAGTGGCATTGATGCTGTCAGCGTATGCATAGAGAAGAGTCAGACTCTCTATGGAATCATTCTTAACAAGTCCGGCGTTGAAGGACTGGGCGTTGAAGCGCCAGCCGACATTGCCGATGAAACGGGCATTGTCGAGAATGATTTCCTGAGAGCCGACGCGGGCAAGGGTGTCGTATCCGGTATAAGAGAGATAGGCTTCGTGCAGTCGGAATGATTCGGGATCGGCTACGGTGTCATAGGCGGGATCCTCCGGGGAAAAATGGTCATTAATGGGGGCGACATACTGGCCCAATATTTTTCCGCCGAAGCCTTCATCATTCTGGATTTCATACGAGACACGTGTGCGGGAGAGCAGGGCATTGGCGGTTTTCAGGCCGTTTCCGGACTGATCGGCATATTCATAGCCCAGGAGCACTTCTGCAGACAGTTGGCCTTCTTTAAGTTTTTCGGCGTTGGCCCATTCGTCGAGCGAGGGCCACTCTTGGTGGCCTTTCGTCTGTTCAACTTCGGCTTTTTCCGGTTCTACAATTTTTGCGTTTTCTGCCGCATAGGCGGCGGAGGCCACAAGTGTGGCGGTCATCAACAGATGTTTCATGTGCATCCCCTTTCGTTAATTGGCATGAATCTGTATATATTTAGAAAAAGCATAGTTGAAAATTACATTGAAGCAAGGCTGATCATTGCGGGCGTAATGCTCATGAACCCTGAATTCAGAACCATAGAAGCTATGGTCCGGCTCTATTGTCGGAAAAACCATGGAAAAAACGGTTGTCCCGAGTGCCGCGCGCTGTTGGATTATGCCCGCATGCGCATTGAGAAATGTCCGTTCGGGACCGAGAAGCCGACGTGTGAAAACTGCACGGTTCATTGCTATAAATCTGAAATGCGTGAGCGTGTGAAAAAAGTGATGCGTTTTTCGGGACCGCGCATGTTGATGCATCATCCGGTGCTGGCGATACGGCATCTGATCCGGTCGAAACGTTATTCCGGAAGCCGTTCGAAATAGACTACGCCCTTTTTCGGGCACACCGTCACGGTATATCGTTCGAGCATCCGGCGTCCTGCGCGCGGCATACGTTTTTCTCCTGGGGGCAGCAACAGGGTGGGGACCTTCCGCCAGACCACGTCGCCCAGACTGACCTGCCGGGTCAGATGCACTTTCACTTCTCCCCTCGAAAAATGGAAATCTCCTGCCACATCCAGAATGACCGGGGTTGGAATCCCGCTAATGCTCCCCTCAACGGCCAGACCGCCCTCCGGTACTTTCACCATGCTGCAAATTGACATCAGTAGATCAGTATCCGGCACGTAGATGTCGGTTGAAGAAAAGCAGACTTCCCGTTTCTGGAAATCGAAATGGATGTATTCAAAGTTTTTCAGCAGGTCATAGCCGAAGACGGCATCGATGCGGGGGGCTGCGATGCCGCGCGCCAGCGGACCCAGCGAATTCATGGCCATGCGAACATAGAGCGGGGTGTTTTGTACGTCAATATAGCCCATTTTCATCACGGGAACTGCGGCGGCATAGCCCGGCACTTTTCCAGTGTTCAGATTGCCTGTATAGACCATTGGGTCACGGCGCGAGCCGAGAAAAACGGCATCAAATTTTTGGGCGGTTCCAAATTCCATCCACGAAACCGGAGAGCCGGTATCGAGCAACGCATTCATCGGATCAAATGCCGTGGTTCCGGAAACGCGGATGACGGGAATCGGACCGGTTTCAAATGCAATTGTTGCCGGTTGCT
This window harbors:
- a CDS encoding RNA polymerase sigma factor gives rise to the protein MSEENQYQTRVTLLAKLKKTENHEAWLEFETIYRPFILSLILRMGINADDAEDISQAVLTKVWQKIEDFEYNQNKGKFHNWLAAMTRNTVKDFFRTKKNFITGRDSVEYQEQYVSIEEQVLPDIENLAREEWVLHITNLAWDNIKGGIYDTKRDVFRLVSDEVPTKEIAAKLGISEASVRVYKAEVFEKMRTEITRLNRELG
- a CDS encoding protein kinase domain-containing protein; the protein is MDNADNTPRKTEAPRREIGNASLFADDIIFSNTEKILFEEDLERNSASGRDSLMDEKPEDRYTANRKLNEGGMKSIWEVNDHRTARKVAMALIQDSKIASEDDIDSFLYEARLTANLQHPNIIPIYDIALDENGNPYFTMKALQGETLGDILHQLRSDDAEYVKRYTRTRLLGIFLKVCNAIDYAHTKGVIHLDLKPSNINVGDFGDVHVLDWGLSTLITHLNEYDGETVSWQSMDDVELENGQTLTRYLKGSAKQRERKNVVGGTPGYMSPEQAQGVPSDIDFQTDVYMLGSLLYEILTYHCPFKGDTVKEVLQKTVRADFPMPGTRAPERKIPAALSAIVMKAMALDPADRYPNVATLISDIHKYQEGFATTAENPTFLTHLLLLVKRHKLAVSLVAATVAVIAAVTARSFQSVRQSEQVALDALGRLQEKNEYIASTARQVAPDYLNLARQQQNDLAFSKAEKSLDTALAFDPELADAWLLKGRILLAQRDFSKAWNILSGNHGHAVTKDPPSVRLARKYSTLDEMTDEQLPQLVKDFVAYNVAEQLPRFFYELNKSSFQAETRFSALAEALEILNPEAGGINLQWQPTGSRGWIIDIGGNPDLDDITPLCGLQVMMLNANGTGSPDLRLLTEPGMVELRLSGSQLNHLFDLDQLTSLQSLDISGTNIRNISNILKYSRLRTLDISRIEGLTITPQLIWLRNLKMLTVSEAFREDPTIQSLSRRGVIIIYSGL
- a CDS encoding alginate export family protein codes for the protein MKHLLMTATLVASAAYAAENAKIVEPEKAEVEQTKGHQEWPSLDEWANAEKLKEGQLSAEVLLGYEYADQSGNGLKTANALLSRTRVSYEIQNDEGFGGKILGQYVAPINDHFSPEDPAYDTVADPESFRLHEAYLSYTGYDTLARVGSQEIILDNARFIGNVGWRFNAQSFNAGLVKNDSIESLTLLYAYADSINATDGDINHTRQYHLMNGEYKLGENNRVSAFAYLQRNNGSADIDTFGARFWGKNESFEHNAMLAFQRDAYYGSLSGMLDLEAADIELGAEYISGGDSSREQFQTLNGTAHAFNGWADVFLGTGAGLPLGLVDVWLKGIVTPSESLDLIAVYHYFNTAASTPAGTFSGNLGNEIDAMVKYKVCKNFDALTGAAFYMKGESGSPTPDKTVFWIRGTLRF
- a CDS encoding nitrous oxide-stimulated promoter family protein, encoding MNPEFRTIEAMVRLYCRKNHGKNGCPECRALLDYARMRIEKCPFGTEKPTCENCTVHCYKSEMRERVKKVMRFSGPRMLMHHPVLAIRHLIRSKRYSGSRSK